TCTTCCCCGTCCTCGGCGAAACGCTCGAGGGCTGCGGAAACGTCGAGCTCGTGCAGGGCGACATACTCAAGGTCGACCTCGACGCGCTGATACGCGAAAAATTCGGCGATATGCCGGTCGCGGTCTGCGCCAACCTGCCCTATTACATAACGACTCCGGCGCTGATGCGCCTGCTGGAATACGGCGACCGATTCACCGCGCTGACGCTTATGGTGCAGAAGGAATTCGCGCAGCGCCTCGCGGCGAAGCCCGGAAGCTCCGCTTACGGCGCGCTGACGGTCACCGCGGCCTACCGCGCGAAGACGGAGCTGCTCTTCGGCGTTTCCGCCGGCAGCTTCATGCCGCAGCCGAAGGTCGACTCCGCGGTGGTGCGGCTGACGCCCTACGCCGAGCCGCCGGTCAGGGTCAAAGACGAGGCGCTGTTTTTCGCCGTCGTACGCGCGGCGTTCGGACAGCGGCGCAAGATGCTCTCGAACGCGCTCGGCTCCGCCTTCGGCAAGGAGCGCGCGCTCGCGGCGCTGAACGCCGCGGGTATCCCGCCGACCGCGCGCGGAGAAACGCTGAGCGTGGAGAAGTTCGCCGCGATAGCGGACGGGATGGCGTAAGCGCAGGCGCAGGCGCGCTGCGCTTGCGCGGCTAAATTCACGGGCTTTGCCCGCGAGCTAAATTGCGGCTTTGCCGCAGCTAAATTATCGCTTCGCGATAGCTAAATTTGCTCCTTCGGAGCAAGCGAATGGAAAAACCGCTTCCCTTTCGGGAAGCGGTTTTGAATTATTCAAATCGCCTGCGGCGATTTGTTCCTTTGCTGCGAGCGAAGCGAAGCAATTTAGCTCGCCCGAAGGGCGAATTTAGCTGACGGCGACAGCCGTCAATTCAGCTATCGAGCGGCAGCGAGATAATTTAGCCGCGACGGTCCCCGTCGCTTAAAGCGAGGGATTTTCGGATGATTTTCGTCGCGGAAAGCGCGAAGATTATGCTATCTGCATATCGAGCGCGACGCGGCGGAAAGCGCCAAAAAGACCCGCTTTACTCGCGGCCGCGGGTGACGAAGTCGACGTTATGCGACTTCCGCTCGATAAACTCGATGTAGTCGCTCAGGCGCAGCGGGGCGGAGTAGTGGTAGCCCTGGATGACCTGGCAGCCCATCTTCTTGAGCATTTCGAGCTGGTCGATGGTCTCGACGCCCTCCTGCGTGACCTTCATGTTCAGCTCGCGGGCGACGTTGATGACGCTCATGAGGACCTTCGTGTCGCGGTCGGCGGAGAGGCCCTTTTCGAGGAAGAAGCGGTCGAGCTTGATCTCGTCCATCGGCAGCTGCTTCAGTATGCTGTATGAGGAGTAGCCGGTCCCGAAGTCGTCGATGGAGCACTTGAAGCCGTTTTTGTGCAGGGTGTTGACTATCTCGCGGAGCATATCGTAGTCCTCGTAGGCGAAGGACTCGGTGAACTCGAGAGTGAGGAAGCCGTTGGCGATGTTGTGCTTATTCTTGATGTTGATATACTGCTGCAGGAAGTCGCCCTCCATCGCGGTGATGCGGGAGACGTTGACCGAGACGGGATAGAGACGCTCGCCGCGGTGCACCGCCTCCTCGATGTATTCGCAGACGCGCTCGTAAACGTAAAGGTCGAGCTTGACGATGAAGCGGTTCGCCTCGAACAGCGGGATGAAGACGCCCGGCTGCATATATTCGTCCTTCTCGGGATTGTACCAGCGGACGAGCGCTTCGCATCCGTCCGGCGCGTCGTTGGCGATGTTGTACTTCGGCTGGTAGAAGACCTGGAACTCGCGGTTGCGCAGCGCGCTCTCCATGTGGACTTCGATGTATTCCGCCTGCGCGTGGGAGGCGTGGATCTTGTCGTTGTAGATTCGGAAGGAGCCGAAGTCGTAGGGGAAGTTCATGGAGCCCTCCGCGTCGACCGCCAGGTCGATCATCTTGCCGATGTCGTCGACTATGCCGGTCTGTGTGCGGTAGATGCCGCCGTAAAGCGTGATGTTATAGCCGGCGGGCAGACGCGCGTTATAGCCCGCGGCGAGCTGAGTGACCGATTTGAGCTTATCCTCTATCATCTTGAAATCGCGATAGTGCATCAGCAGCGCAAAGCGGCCGTCGCCCAGATAGCCGTACGTTTCGTCCAGAACCATCATGCGGCTGTAAAGCATCTTGAGGTAGAGCAGGATGCCGGTGACCGTTTCGCCGCCCATCTGGTCGTTTATGTAGTTGAAGTGTCTGAGGTTTATCGTAACGACCGCGAACGCGGTTCCCTTGTTGCGGTTCAGTATGTCGCCCGCGACGCGCTCGAACTTGATGCGGGTCGGGCAGTCGAGGACGGGGTCGATATCGTGCATAAGCGCGAGCTGACGGCGGGCGCGGATACGGCCGACGACGTTCGTCACGACAAGCACGAGCAGCAGCGCCGCGAATATCATGATGACGCTGAGCACCGTTCTGACGGTGGAGTAGCCGGTGCCGTGCAGGTCCTCGGCGCGATAGACGGAGACGACCGCGAAGGGCGCGGAGCCGCCTTCTGTCAGACTGCTGACGCAGATGACGTGCCGCTCGTTCGATATATCCGCCTGGAAGACCTGCGAGGTCGAGTCGTAGACCGCGACGCGCATCGCGTCGATTATCGACTTGTCGTTTATCTGCGGGCGGAGCGCCTCGTAGATGTTGTTATGCTCATAGAGCCCCATATCCGTCTGCGAAAGGATGTTTATTATCTCGCCTTCGCCGGAGGCGACGCAGGTCAGGCGCGAGTCGGCGAATATCTCTTCGTTCAGCGATTCCGGCGGGAACGCGACGACGTCGAAGACGGGGAAATAGAAGAAGACGATGACGTCGGCGTAGGCGCAGCCGTCGACGGCGACGCAGAAGGCGACGCCGTTGGGGTTGATCTCCTGGTCGGAGACGATGCCGGCGCAGCCGGAACGGCGGCGCGTCGCGAGCTCGAGCACCGACTTCGACTCAAGCGTGGTGTTGAACACCGCGCCGCTGACGCGGTATTCGTTGCCGTCCTTGAAGTAGCGCAGGCGCAGGTTCGTCACGCCGAACTGCGCGCTGACGTTGCGCAGGCGGACGCTGAACTCCTCCTCGCTCTGCGCGGCGCCCTGGACGATATACTTCGCCATCTGCTCGCTCTTCTCCTGGTAGGAGTCGACCGCCTTGTAAAGGTGGGTCTTCATCTCCTGCGAATAGCGCATGCCGACGATGCCCGCCTCCTGATCGATCTGGTCTGAGTAGTTGAACACCATGACCAGTCCGCTGCTGACGAGGACCGCGGATATCAGGATAACGAGCATGATGAGAACACCGCTGCCGAGACTGCGTTTTTTCTTCGGCGCGGCGGATTTTGCTTTTTCGGGTTTTGGAGTTTTGGTTTTAGCCAAAGTGTACCTCCGGAAACGCGGTTGAAAACTTGCCTCCCTCTGAGGAGGTAGCGAAGCGGAGGGCGCGGTAGTGAATGACAGCCCGGTGGGCTGTCAGAGCCGCGACCTGACCGAGCCCGCAGGCGAGACGGTGGCTTGCCGCCGCGAAGCGACGGCAAGACGGAGGGAGAGATAACGACAACTCTCCTGCTTATCAGGCGCTATGCCGGAGACGAGGGACAGATTTACGCGGAACGGCCCGACGTCTGCAAACAGAGTTCCGCTTAACGAATCTCGGCATTATCTCTCCCTCAGTCTCAACTTGCTTCGCAAGTTTCGACAGCTCCCTCCTCAGAGGGAGCCGAGCCGACGCGCTGCTTATCCTAATGCTTCGAGCTCTTTCATCAGCTCGTGAAGGCGATTGCGCTCCGCTTCGATCTTTTCGGTGAACTTGTTGAAGAAGTCGACGTCGTCGTCCTTCGGCTCGGTCTTCATCAGGATGGCCTCGACCAGCGCCGCCTGCGAACGGGTGCGCTTCTGCTCGAGCTCCGCGATTGATTTTTTGCAGTTCTCGATCTCTTTTTTGAGCTTCATCTTTTTGAACATTGCAGCTACCTCTTTTATTGAAATCTGTTATTTGTCGGTCAAACGTCCGTCACTCCGCGTCCTCCCGCGTTTCCGCGGACGCGGCTTCGGCGGCGGCCTTTGCGGCGGCTTCCGCCTTCAGCTTCTCGACCTCAAGCGCGACGAGCGCGTCGACGCGCGCCTGCTCGATGCGGTCGGCTTCATCCTGCTTCTTCTTCGCCGCGCGCGTCATATCGGGCACGTATATAATAAGGAAGATAACGAATATCATCGTGAAGGTTATCATTATGCCCTGCGTAGTCGACAGCACGCGGCCGAACGAGGTCATAATCGGCAGGTTCTTCTCGTATATGCCGAGGACGTTAGCCGCCTTCGCGGTGTATTGATCCGCGACGGCGTTGTTGTCGCCCTTCGTGACGAACTCCGCTCCGCCGCCGACGATCTCAACGACGCGGTGGGTGTTGTAGGAGCCGGCGATGGCGGGATCGTCCGATTTGAAGACGAT
The Clostridia bacterium genome window above contains:
- the rsmA gene encoding 16S rRNA (adenine(1518)-N(6)/adenine(1519)-N(6))-dimethyltransferase RsmA, whose product is MSRELTDIGYVRELLQRHGTRTKKGLGQNFIVNPSVCPRMAGLCGAKPDGGVLEVGCGVGVLTRELSRVAGKVVCVELDASLFPVLGETLEGCGNVELVQGDILKVDLDALIREKFGDMPVAVCANLPYYITTPALMRLLEYGDRFTALTLMVQKEFAQRLAAKPGSSAYGALTVTAAYRAKTELLFGVSAGSFMPQPKVDSAVVRLTPYAEPPVRVKDEALFFAVVRAAFGQRRKMLSNALGSAFGKERALAALNAAGIPPTARGETLSVEKFAAIADGMA
- a CDS encoding GGDEF domain-containing protein, whose protein sequence is MAKTKTPKPEKAKSAAPKKKRSLGSGVLIMLVILISAVLVSSGLVMVFNYSDQIDQEAGIVGMRYSQEMKTHLYKAVDSYQEKSEQMAKYIVQGAAQSEEEFSVRLRNVSAQFGVTNLRLRYFKDGNEYRVSGAVFNTTLESKSVLELATRRRSGCAGIVSDQEINPNGVAFCVAVDGCAYADVIVFFYFPVFDVVAFPPESLNEEIFADSRLTCVASGEGEIINILSQTDMGLYEHNNIYEALRPQINDKSIIDAMRVAVYDSTSQVFQADISNERHVICVSSLTEGGSAPFAVVSVYRAEDLHGTGYSTVRTVLSVIMIFAALLLVLVVTNVVGRIRARRQLALMHDIDPVLDCPTRIKFERVAGDILNRNKGTAFAVVTINLRHFNYINDQMGGETVTGILLYLKMLYSRMMVLDETYGYLGDGRFALLMHYRDFKMIEDKLKSVTQLAAGYNARLPAGYNITLYGGIYRTQTGIVDDIGKMIDLAVDAEGSMNFPYDFGSFRIYNDKIHASHAQAEYIEVHMESALRNREFQVFYQPKYNIANDAPDGCEALVRWYNPEKDEYMQPGVFIPLFEANRFIVKLDLYVYERVCEYIEEAVHRGERLYPVSVNVSRITAMEGDFLQQYINIKNKHNIANGFLTLEFTESFAYEDYDMLREIVNTLHKNGFKCSIDDFGTGYSSYSILKQLPMDEIKLDRFFLEKGLSADRDTKVLMSVINVARELNMKVTQEGVETIDQLEMLKKMGCQVIQGYHYSAPLRLSDYIEFIERKSHNVDFVTRGRE